The Elusimicrobiota bacterium genome includes a window with the following:
- a CDS encoding carboxypeptidase regulatory-like domain-containing protein has translation MTFKKRFTSFGWMFFIVLWPFPGVRGAAPTSSATPANIQISGTSGNGFQVVSAGSPTSDLRVSVRDANDQDTLLPSGKTVYLTATDAAGISFIPEISINGGAFQPFTGSLVIGTGQGNTPPFRFRRATPGRITLQAWVVDFPSPSLTRQAWYTVEVLSSGATFTNVRARTTSQPTPITGATVLFTPDRDGVDDGAILSCIPPSPTTSWELLISSDATFPASGIVRRFFGFGTSETYWYGEGFEERTVAKGTYYARYQTMGQGIVSSPVTLVVEAAGFYGEVKKASGEFIEGVEVSVYGSGGGGFARTSGDGRYFVSGLKPQTSYQMELRKNGFITQSFTENTGSSTGAFVNAGTKILSSGVGLEVRATVTSAPTRDVYGNIRVYNVDHSENYWGPIRVASGSFNSDNGRHVNDPLWGTISTITVRPNVEYTVEITLPDFGRSTESVTSPPDGFQSVPFGPLTRKANIYGRVQFPSGVESPFNGEWVSVDALLPGATMPTVSGGVYVPNGNSSGIYELPGVPPGTYTLRAFVRGYVMSTTGPITVTSLDRGDRASGGIDFPPFTSGGQISGSITVVGDSSALSSGNITGPGCNTGFFPLNISAFSRVTFNNAFAQVCLATSTLSTSGSFQVRGLLDGVYEIHSYLPGFQLGSSGPQTVTVSDGVGSKHLTFQALTGQVKIQAILPAGDSGQQVTYELIKENPNPVTRVGVLAGSSPAEATESRLGTGLYRVILKNNNPGRGLVQESVLTVTNGSLSTVTVDMSLPAYPVSGNVEVVGNIVLPSTWNVTVSSVPGLVAAGIIPVVDVYALPLPTYYQNEFTPIRSIPVTVFPSSASYLVPALSPGAYHLRLREDFNSSTTSSGGTPPLNLPELASDSQVIFVSTGAITGVNLTLTNGVKVSGEISRPDTSSDTVPFSVRLRRSNNLSYWGLSIETIGNSGNTYSFQHVAPGDYVLETTEGGSIPRYAAAPVSLKVGTTDKTVNVTLSNGGVVVGRLRDADTQTLLTAQNVSQFLPDNFEISAEANPSIPGGYVQAHRNPTGGGYLFDANTNQFRISRMIPDNTYDLRLRGFSSLGSEAISRGLKTYAPTLMAGLKVVAGQTIDVGVIDLKQGGFLSGTIRNAGGTPLPNIRVVARPSANNGRDQWSLQVETFTQENGRFELQGVSREKRYYDIIAAPRFQSGDPYSRLAGPRYAEERRRGIDVNAPDKLSGNDFTLTLANGVLTGRVVALDNGTLTPALSSKNNEGGERGADIVLHRTGAPFEDSPLGEIEERTAADGTFRVEGLKPGAYTLRVLAMGYASVVKPIVVTAGNTAIGTLSLSRGATVTGPLTKPDGSFPTLNDVRMVLGVDNNFDEFVFGTLESNQDTKQVTGYSISGFQTEKSYSLIIVTGKDAILEAQTGVAFADPAEQRVIPLLYRAAPPRVFVNQSQSLSQTESGPTRVTSLRFFSSQPFRLITDADNNPATLLTVDTGAGTLSDLEINSSRDSLTAVYTVPLSANETSMKLRLSFYTTEKNSDSLLGENFQFNQLFTFYAGIKARRSTTISNVTGGECSLEGVPAGVSFRAGAFDVATSSAIEIGIQSAESLILAPSAAPGLGRAAAMAHTAQPLGMKAYPTAGLFQALSAAPAVDAFSPFYEIFLPAGLSHLLKKDARLTLNYDADAEDPALLNVYFFDPIHEIFLLENAQKTIDEVNRTITVSVGHLSTFVVLPSQASIIGANSFTGREIRVHNAPNPFNLKPKSITLNAAEAADQNQTIDGTMIRYSLPPGKSGEVKIEIYDVAGGLVRVLTQSAPTDGTYYYLEWNGRNDAGRLVSSGLYLARFTLNGSDEKMFKMAVIK, from the coding sequence ATGACTTTTAAAAAACGGTTCACTTCTTTTGGATGGATGTTTTTTATCGTCCTGTGGCCTTTCCCCGGGGTGCGGGGCGCTGCCCCCACGTCTTCCGCCACCCCCGCGAACATTCAGATTAGCGGAACCAGTGGAAACGGATTTCAAGTCGTTTCCGCCGGCTCGCCCACCTCCGACTTAAGAGTATCCGTACGTGATGCCAATGACCAAGACACACTTCTCCCATCAGGGAAAACGGTGTATCTCACGGCAACCGACGCGGCAGGGATTTCGTTCATCCCGGAAATATCCATCAATGGGGGAGCCTTTCAACCCTTTACAGGGTCGCTGGTGATCGGAACCGGCCAAGGGAATACACCGCCCTTTCGATTCCGTCGCGCTACGCCAGGGCGAATAACTCTTCAGGCGTGGGTCGTTGATTTTCCTTCTCCTTCCCTAACGCGGCAGGCGTGGTACACGGTGGAAGTCCTCTCCAGTGGTGCCACATTTACAAACGTTCGAGCCCGGACAACCTCTCAACCCACACCCATCACTGGGGCCACGGTCCTGTTTACACCGGACCGGGACGGGGTGGATGACGGAGCCATCCTCTCCTGCATCCCGCCGTCCCCCACGACAAGTTGGGAACTTCTGATTTCCTCAGACGCTACTTTCCCCGCTTCAGGAATCGTACGTCGATTCTTCGGGTTTGGAACATCGGAAACCTATTGGTACGGGGAAGGTTTTGAAGAAAGGACGGTTGCCAAAGGGACGTATTACGCCCGATACCAAACCATGGGCCAAGGGATCGTTTCTTCGCCTGTGACCCTGGTTGTTGAAGCCGCTGGATTTTATGGGGAGGTTAAAAAAGCAAGCGGGGAGTTTATTGAGGGGGTCGAAGTAAGCGTTTATGGAAGCGGTGGAGGCGGTTTCGCACGAACCTCGGGTGATGGAAGATACTTTGTGAGCGGACTGAAACCCCAGACTTCGTATCAAATGGAACTCCGAAAAAATGGGTTCATTACTCAATCCTTTACAGAAAATACGGGGTCATCAACGGGAGCCTTTGTGAATGCGGGGACAAAAATATTATCCTCCGGAGTCGGGTTAGAGGTTCGAGCGACCGTCACCTCGGCCCCCACCCGAGATGTGTATGGAAATATTCGTGTGTATAACGTGGATCATTCTGAAAATTATTGGGGTCCCATTCGGGTCGCCAGCGGATCCTTTAATTCGGACAATGGGCGCCACGTGAACGATCCCTTGTGGGGAACCATTAGTACCATCACGGTCCGACCGAATGTCGAATACACAGTGGAAATCACACTCCCGGATTTCGGCCGATCAACCGAATCGGTCACTTCTCCTCCCGATGGATTCCAATCAGTTCCGTTCGGTCCGTTGACGCGCAAAGCCAATATCTATGGGCGGGTTCAATTTCCCTCCGGGGTGGAAAGTCCCTTCAATGGTGAATGGGTTTCCGTTGATGCCCTTCTCCCCGGGGCCACAATGCCCACCGTTTCGGGTGGGGTTTATGTGCCCAATGGAAACAGCAGTGGGATCTATGAATTGCCGGGGGTTCCCCCGGGAACCTATACCCTTCGTGCGTTTGTCCGGGGATATGTGATGAGCACCACGGGACCTATAACGGTCACAAGCCTAGACAGGGGAGACAGGGCAAGTGGGGGCATTGACTTTCCCCCCTTCACCTCCGGAGGCCAAATATCCGGCTCCATCACGGTCGTGGGAGATTCCTCGGCATTGAGTTCTGGAAATATCACCGGTCCCGGATGCAACACAGGATTTTTCCCATTAAACATCAGTGCGTTTTCCCGTGTCACATTTAACAATGCCTTTGCCCAAGTGTGTTTGGCCACCTCAACCCTTTCCACGTCCGGGAGTTTCCAGGTTCGGGGTCTCCTGGATGGAGTGTATGAAATCCATTCCTATTTGCCTGGGTTTCAATTGGGTTCATCCGGGCCCCAAACCGTAACGGTGTCCGATGGGGTGGGATCAAAGCACCTCACGTTTCAAGCTCTCACCGGTCAAGTGAAAATTCAAGCCATCCTCCCCGCTGGCGATTCCGGTCAGCAGGTAACGTATGAACTCATTAAAGAAAATCCCAACCCGGTGACCCGAGTGGGCGTTCTGGCAGGGTCCTCCCCCGCGGAGGCCACAGAGAGTCGCTTGGGAACCGGACTTTATCGAGTCATCTTGAAAAACAATAACCCGGGAAGGGGCCTCGTTCAAGAATCCGTCCTAACGGTAACCAACGGATCCCTTAGCACCGTCACCGTGGATATGTCTCTCCCGGCCTATCCCGTTTCCGGTAATGTCGAAGTTGTGGGAAATATTGTTTTGCCTAGCACGTGGAACGTTACGGTCAGTTCGGTGCCAGGGCTCGTTGCCGCTGGAATCATTCCTGTGGTGGATGTGTATGCCCTCCCTCTGCCCACCTACTATCAGAACGAGTTTACGCCCATCCGGTCAATCCCCGTCACGGTGTTCCCGAGTTCCGCGTCCTATCTTGTGCCGGCGCTCTCCCCAGGCGCCTACCATTTGCGACTGCGCGAAGACTTTAATTCATCCACCACTTCTTCAGGGGGAACCCCCCCCCTGAACCTTCCTGAGTTGGCCAGTGATTCCCAGGTGATTTTTGTCAGTACAGGGGCAATCACGGGAGTTAATTTAACCCTCACAAATGGTGTGAAAGTGTCAGGGGAAATTAGTCGGCCCGATACTTCTTCCGATACGGTTCCCTTTTCTGTTCGCTTGCGCCGATCCAATAATCTCTCCTACTGGGGACTCTCCATTGAAACCATAGGAAATTCAGGAAATACCTATTCGTTCCAGCATGTGGCGCCGGGTGACTATGTCCTTGAAACAACGGAAGGAGGCTCCATCCCCCGGTACGCGGCGGCCCCCGTATCCCTCAAAGTAGGGACCACGGATAAAACAGTCAACGTGACTCTTTCCAATGGGGGTGTTGTTGTGGGGCGCTTGCGGGATGCCGACACACAAACACTTCTCACCGCTCAAAACGTTTCTCAATTTCTTCCCGACAATTTTGAAATTTCGGCCGAAGCCAATCCCTCGATCCCGGGAGGGTATGTTCAGGCCCATCGCAATCCCACTGGGGGAGGATATTTATTTGATGCGAACACAAACCAATTTCGAATCTCCCGCATGATACCTGACAACACCTACGACCTTCGTCTTCGAGGGTTCAGTTCCCTTGGAAGCGAGGCTATTTCTCGGGGACTAAAAACATACGCCCCGACTTTAATGGCAGGTTTGAAGGTCGTTGCGGGGCAAACCATCGATGTGGGAGTGATCGATTTAAAACAAGGCGGGTTCCTGTCCGGAACCATTCGAAACGCGGGGGGAACTCCGTTACCAAACATCCGCGTTGTGGCCCGGCCCTCCGCGAACAATGGCAGGGATCAATGGTCATTGCAGGTGGAAACGTTCACACAAGAAAACGGTCGATTTGAACTTCAAGGGGTGAGCCGGGAAAAACGATACTACGATATTATCGCCGCACCGCGTTTTCAATCCGGGGACCCCTATTCGCGCCTAGCGGGACCCCGCTACGCTGAAGAACGACGGCGCGGTATTGATGTGAACGCACCGGATAAGCTATCGGGAAATGATTTTACACTCACGCTGGCCAATGGTGTTCTTACGGGGCGAGTGGTGGCGCTGGATAACGGGACCCTGACCCCCGCCTTATCCAGCAAGAACAATGAGGGCGGAGAGAGAGGGGCGGATATCGTCCTCCATCGGACGGGAGCGCCCTTTGAGGACAGCCCTCTAGGGGAAATTGAAGAAAGGACCGCCGCCGATGGGACGTTCCGTGTGGAAGGGCTCAAACCCGGGGCCTACACCCTCCGCGTCTTGGCCATGGGATACGCGAGCGTTGTGAAACCCATCGTTGTCACCGCCGGCAACACCGCCATCGGAACCCTTTCCCTGTCCCGGGGCGCCACGGTGACGGGGCCCCTGACCAAACCCGACGGATCCTTCCCCACCCTTAACGACGTGCGTATGGTGCTCGGGGTGGACAACAATTTTGACGAGTTTGTTTTCGGCACCTTGGAAAGCAATCAGGACACCAAACAAGTCACGGGCTATTCCATTTCCGGATTCCAAACCGAGAAATCTTATTCCCTAATAATCGTGACCGGGAAAGACGCGATCCTAGAAGCCCAGACGGGGGTTGCCTTTGCGGACCCAGCGGAACAGCGGGTGATCCCCCTTTTGTACCGTGCGGCCCCCCCGCGGGTTTTCGTCAATCAGTCTCAATCCCTCTCGCAAACTGAGTCCGGTCCCACCCGCGTGACCTCGCTCCGTTTTTTCTCCAGTCAACCGTTTCGTTTGATAACGGACGCGGATAACAACCCCGCCACGCTCCTCACGGTGGACACCGGTGCCGGAACATTGAGTGATTTGGAGATCAATTCATCCCGTGACAGTTTGACCGCGGTGTACACGGTTCCTCTTAGCGCAAACGAAACGTCAATGAAATTGCGGTTGTCGTTTTACACAACAGAAAAAAATTCCGATAGTCTCTTGGGGGAAAACTTTCAATTCAACCAACTCTTTACATTTTATGCTGGGATAAAAGCGCGCCGATCCACCACGATTTCAAATGTAACGGGTGGGGAATGCTCGTTGGAAGGGGTTCCCGCCGGGGTGTCCTTCCGTGCGGGAGCCTTTGATGTGGCCACGTCCTCAGCCATCGAAATCGGAATTCAAAGTGCGGAAAGTTTAATCCTTGCCCCGAGCGCTGCCCCGGGATTAGGTCGAGCCGCGGCTATGGCCCATACCGCCCAACCCCTGGGGATGAAGGCTTATCCAACAGCGGGCCTCTTTCAAGCTCTTTCCGCCGCCCCAGCGGTGGATGCGTTCAGCCCCTTCTATGAAATTTTTCTTCCAGCGGGACTCAGCCATTTATTAAAAAAAGACGCGCGTCTAACGCTTAATTACGACGCGGACGCAGAAGATCCGGCTCTTTTGAACGTCTATTTTTTCGATCCCATCCACGAAATTTTCCTTTTAGAAAATGCCCAGAAGACGATTGATGAGGTGAACCGCACCATCACGGTGTCTGTTGGTCACCTGTCCACTTTTGTGGTTCTCCCCAGTCAGGCCAGTATCATTGGAGCAAATTCATTTACCGGACGAGAAATCCGTGTCCACAATGCTCCCAATCCCTTCAACCTGAAACCCAAATCGATTACCTTAAACGCCGCCGAGGCCGCTGATCAAAATCAAACGATCGATGGAACGATGATCCGATACAGTTTGCCTCCTGGAAAGAGCGGAGAGGTCAAGATCGAGATTTATGATGTGGCGGGAGGCCTGGTCCGTGTTCTCACCCAATCGGCTCCGACTGACGGAACGTATTACTACCTTGAATGGAATGGCCGAAATGATGCGGGACGCCTTGTTTCCTCCGGACTCTATTTGGCCCGATTCACGTTAAACGGTTCTGATGAAAAGATGTTTAAGATGGCGGTGATCAAGTGA
- a CDS encoding FecR domain-containing protein — protein MNRYHFKQLVLLFRGTLISGLLFSVTFAEPIVVKSVRGAAQIQKANSQSNRWRALQKGTPIKPGDTVRTGNNARLELKLDDGSRVVMGSRSRVTVAESAPSRIFSLAVGRVKAFIKKLQPQSKFEIRTPLAAAAVRGTVFEMGYDEKESSGFLEVSRGVVALTQGDQGLDVRAGERMGFAKDIPLGNTPSRSSRGSGTSSRAEERQSLRREVGLGMTKEMVMAAAADEIRRAEYQEGKTITDVNGNRVRLEEYIIRRPTDEIARGKEDQAFKLVVLNERANRFDYFYYLGIFNQELDDDLSIALNDVRGKLNLKPTYYLESYEMGQSNTIDNIRDVSEGGHLVKVVYDGTTYTLSSEDDPSVTRTVAADEVLQSDTGVYHKVYDPVGDRFTTITDAQFQAGGGQAAVYDGRNDTFRPLGAGDTYWRTAYNEYSHKLWGPGYDIVKQSYQPGSGVSTVLARHLDAVPGPTDATFFAVSETPAGDNLLHNRLTIFYSDEKETVETVNTYILSDEGTLASQDAFAGLTTGTGFKNELLKWNYQQIIEASEFEGRKIDLVVEPKILIKSGLIP, from the coding sequence ATGAATCGATACCACTTCAAACAATTAGTCCTTCTTTTTCGAGGAACGCTGATCTCAGGCCTCCTCTTCTCTGTTACTTTTGCCGAACCCATTGTCGTAAAATCCGTTCGAGGGGCCGCCCAAATTCAAAAAGCCAATTCCCAAAGCAATCGATGGCGCGCCTTACAGAAAGGGACTCCGATTAAGCCAGGGGATACGGTTCGCACGGGGAACAACGCGCGGTTGGAACTCAAGCTGGATGACGGGTCCCGTGTGGTGATGGGATCCCGTAGCCGTGTGACTGTGGCGGAATCGGCGCCGTCCCGAATCTTTAGTTTGGCAGTGGGCCGCGTGAAAGCGTTTATTAAGAAATTGCAGCCCCAAAGCAAGTTTGAGATCCGGACACCCCTGGCCGCCGCCGCTGTTCGCGGAACAGTTTTTGAGATGGGGTACGACGAAAAAGAATCGTCCGGATTCCTGGAAGTAAGTCGCGGGGTGGTGGCGTTGACTCAAGGGGATCAAGGATTGGATGTCCGCGCGGGGGAAAGAATGGGATTTGCAAAAGATATACCCTTGGGAAACACGCCCTCTCGTTCTTCCCGTGGGTCCGGGACATCTTCCCGTGCGGAGGAACGCCAATCCCTGCGCCGGGAGGTGGGGCTGGGCATGACCAAGGAAATGGTCATGGCCGCCGCCGCCGATGAAATACGCCGTGCGGAATACCAGGAAGGGAAAACGATTACGGATGTGAACGGAAACAGGGTTCGTCTGGAAGAATACATCATCCGCCGTCCTACCGATGAAATTGCGAGAGGGAAAGAAGATCAGGCGTTTAAATTGGTGGTTCTGAACGAGCGTGCCAATCGGTTCGACTACTTTTACTATTTAGGAATATTTAACCAAGAGCTTGACGACGATCTCTCGATCGCTTTAAACGATGTCCGTGGGAAACTTAATCTTAAACCCACCTATTATTTGGAGTCTTACGAGATGGGCCAATCCAATACCATCGATAATATTAGGGATGTTTCAGAGGGAGGACATTTGGTCAAAGTGGTTTATGATGGGACGACATATACCCTCTCTTCCGAGGACGACCCGTCTGTGACTCGAACGGTGGCGGCGGATGAAGTTCTTCAGAGCGACACCGGGGTCTACCATAAAGTCTACGATCCCGTGGGGGACCGCTTTACCACCATTACGGACGCACAATTTCAGGCGGGGGGAGGGCAAGCGGCCGTTTATGATGGACGAAACGATACATTCCGGCCCCTTGGGGCGGGGGATACCTATTGGCGGACTGCCTACAATGAGTATTCCCACAAGCTATGGGGACCGGGATACGACATTGTAAAACAAAGTTATCAACCAGGTTCAGGTGTCTCCACTGTTCTCGCCCGGCATCTGGACGCTGTTCCCGGCCCAACCGACGCGACTTTCTTCGCGGTTTCAGAAACACCTGCCGGGGATAACCTTCTGCACAACCGCCTCACCATTTTTTACAGCGATGAAAAGGAAACAGTAGAAACAGTGAACACCTACATATTGTCGGATGAAGGGACCCTCGCTTCCCAAGACGCCTTTGCGGGGTTGACCACAGGAACGGGGTTTAAAAATGAATTACTGAAATGGAACTATCAACAGATTATTGAAGCCTCGGAATTTGAAGGCAGGAAAATCGACCTCGTGGTGGAACCCAAAATCCTCATTAAGTCGGGATTAATTCCATGA
- a CDS encoding TatD family hydrolase — translation MYVETHTHLTDEQFDQDRDIVLARARDVGVGLFIEIGEDEPQWPKARALAEKYSDVFWTAGYHPYYAIKADHGLVDRLETALRHPRCVAVGEIGLDYHRDDSPRDVQKRVFENLARAAVRAKKPIVLHCRESSPEKTEAQDDMLAILKSVVIPTSDKPPAGVAHCFQGSEKTARAFIDLGFLLGVDAPLTYPAASSLRALMAQFPLESLVLETDSPYLPPQTHRGKRNDPAHIPAIAKALADLKHVPIETIATLTTHNAKRLFHLPSA, via the coding sequence ATGTACGTTGAAACCCACACCCATCTCACGGACGAACAATTCGATCAGGACCGAGACATCGTTTTGGCCCGCGCCCGGGACGTGGGGGTGGGTTTATTTATTGAGATCGGGGAAGATGAGCCCCAATGGCCCAAGGCCCGCGCGTTAGCGGAAAAGTATTCGGATGTTTTCTGGACGGCGGGATACCATCCCTACTACGCGATCAAAGCCGACCATGGGCTGGTCGATCGGCTCGAAACGGCGTTGCGCCATCCCCGTTGTGTTGCGGTGGGCGAAATTGGGTTGGATTACCACAGGGACGATTCGCCCCGGGACGTTCAGAAACGGGTTTTCGAGAATTTGGCGAGGGCCGCGGTGCGCGCGAAAAAACCTATTGTTCTTCATTGCCGCGAATCTTCCCCAGAGAAAACCGAAGCCCAGGACGACATGCTGGCCATTTTAAAATCGGTTGTTATCCCAACTTCCGACAAACCGCCGGCGGGGGTGGCCCATTGTTTTCAGGGATCTGAAAAAACGGCCCGGGCTTTTATTGATCTGGGGTTCCTGTTAGGGGTTGACGCTCCCCTCACTTATCCCGCGGCCTCCTCCCTCCGAGCTCTGATGGCGCAATTCCCTTTAGAATCCTTGGTGCTCGAAACCGACAGCCCCTATCTTCCCCCTCAAACCCACCGAGGGAAACGCAACGACCCTGCCCATATCCCCGCCATTGCCAAAGCCTTAGCCGATCTCAAGCACGTCCCGATCGAAACCATAGCCACCCTCACCACCCATAACGCCAAGCGCCTATTTCATCTCCCCTCCGCCTAA
- the metG gene encoding methionine--tRNA ligase → MKSFYITTPIYYANDVPHIGHAYTTIAADVLARWRRLRGDSVYFLTGTDEHGAKIDQAARAAGKTPIDYLDPVVEKFRLLWTRLGITPTDFIRTTEDRHKKTVQRVFEKLEAQGDIYLGSYEDWYCVPDETFWSESDLVDGKCPSCGRPVEKLKEESYFFRLSVYQDRLLAHYEKNPDFLSPKSRAGEIINFVKSGLRDLSVSRTKVSWGIPVIAHPPHTVYVWFDALLNYISALGYDPKTSSSLFTESWPADVHLVGKEIFRFHGVIWPAMLLALGLPLPHKVFAHGWWTVEGEKMSKSRGNVVDPHSVVEEYGVDAFRYFLLREVPFGSDGDFSLNALRTRYNAELANALGNLLNRVLTLVENNFEGVLDPGAATHALVKENAQEWLASYDESLSRLSFNDGLEKVLTLVNQANKFAEDQAPWKLVKEDREKARSVLVEMARSLKLAALALHPVLPDITQEMWEQLGESLPLAQAAPGLLSSGEITFAPGQKIKKGPPLFPRKEMK, encoded by the coding sequence ATGAAATCCTTTTATATCACCACCCCCATCTATTACGCCAACGATGTTCCCCATATCGGTCACGCCTACACCACCATCGCCGCGGACGTCCTCGCGCGTTGGCGCCGTTTGCGGGGAGACTCGGTTTACTTCTTGACGGGGACCGATGAACATGGAGCCAAAATTGACCAGGCGGCCCGCGCCGCTGGAAAAACCCCCATCGACTATCTGGACCCCGTGGTTGAGAAGTTCCGCCTCCTGTGGACCCGATTGGGCATCACACCAACGGATTTTATCCGAACCACCGAAGACCGGCACAAAAAAACCGTCCAGCGTGTTTTTGAAAAACTGGAAGCCCAAGGGGATATTTACCTGGGATCCTACGAAGACTGGTACTGTGTCCCCGACGAAACCTTTTGGTCCGAATCCGATCTGGTGGATGGGAAATGTCCTTCCTGTGGACGTCCGGTAGAAAAACTCAAAGAGGAAAGCTATTTCTTCCGTCTCTCGGTGTACCAAGACCGTCTCCTGGCCCATTACGAAAAGAACCCGGACTTTTTGTCACCGAAATCCCGGGCGGGGGAGATCATTAATTTTGTCAAATCGGGTCTCCGGGACCTCTCCGTTTCACGGACCAAAGTCAGTTGGGGGATCCCGGTCATCGCCCATCCTCCGCACACCGTTTACGTGTGGTTTGACGCGCTCCTCAACTACATCTCAGCCCTGGGCTACGATCCCAAGACCTCTTCTTCCTTATTCACGGAAAGCTGGCCCGCTGACGTTCATCTGGTGGGCAAAGAGATCTTCCGTTTCCATGGGGTTATTTGGCCCGCCATGCTCTTGGCGTTGGGTCTTCCTCTTCCCCACAAGGTATTTGCCCATGGGTGGTGGACCGTGGAAGGAGAAAAAATGTCTAAGTCCCGGGGCAACGTGGTAGACCCCCACTCCGTCGTCGAAGAGTATGGGGTGGACGCTTTTCGATATTTTCTCTTGCGGGAAGTGCCTTTTGGATCGGACGGCGATTTTTCTCTGAACGCCCTGCGGACCCGGTACAACGCGGAATTGGCCAACGCTTTGGGCAACCTGCTGAACCGTGTGTTGACGTTGGTGGAAAATAACTTTGAAGGCGTTTTGGACCCCGGCGCCGCGACCCATGCCCTTGTGAAAGAAAACGCGCAAGAATGGTTGGCGTCATACGACGAATCCCTCAGCCGGTTGTCTTTTAACGATGGGTTGGAGAAGGTTCTCACCCTCGTGAATCAGGCCAATAAGTTTGCCGAGGATCAAGCGCCCTGGAAATTGGTCAAAGAAGATCGGGAAAAAGCGAGATCAGTTCTCGTGGAAATGGCCCGCAGTTTGAAACTGGCCGCCCTGGCCCTTCATCCGGTCTTGCCCGACATCACACAAGAAATGTGGGAACAGCTGGGGGAATCTCTTCCCCTGGCCCAAGCCGCGCCCGGATTGCTCTCCAGCGGAGAGATTACGTTCGCCCCAGGCCAAAAAATCAAAAAGGGCCCGCCCCTTTTCCCGCGGAAAGAAATGAAATAA
- the holB gene encoding DNA polymerase III subunit delta': protein MSAILETLPPGKPFQEILGQEAAMNQLASSITADRVPHAYLFTGPVGVGKRTAARAWAKLLFCQNPPSPLHSCGTCPACGKVERGGHGDLVWVDFVRQAALLKEPIEKQKSLKISTVREMEHALRLKPLEGRVKVAVISPADALGDDAAHALLKIVEEPPPGTHLILIATEAGSLLPTIRSRCQRIRFRPLSVDVVSLLLAREFGNRPLEVLTQAARGADGSVERARTLVEEGAGMDFDWARSPLSDLLSWCEGFQNPRLGRTAAERLLESLLAQFQVEAREGERTPDDLHRVFQSLTRLRWNANVGLTLQHLFIHLRRNARRPSEDQ from the coding sequence ATGAGTGCGATTTTGGAAACTCTTCCTCCGGGGAAGCCCTTTCAGGAAATTTTAGGGCAGGAGGCCGCCATGAACCAATTGGCTTCCTCCATTACGGCGGACCGGGTGCCCCACGCCTATTTGTTTACCGGTCCGGTGGGTGTGGGGAAACGAACCGCGGCGCGCGCGTGGGCGAAACTCCTCTTTTGTCAAAACCCTCCGTCCCCGCTCCACTCCTGTGGAACATGCCCGGCGTGCGGAAAAGTCGAACGGGGTGGCCACGGGGATCTTGTGTGGGTGGATTTTGTTCGCCAAGCGGCTCTCCTAAAAGAACCCATCGAAAAACAAAAATCACTTAAAATATCCACTGTTCGCGAGATGGAACACGCCCTTCGGCTAAAACCGTTGGAAGGTCGCGTGAAAGTGGCGGTGATCTCTCCCGCCGATGCCTTGGGCGATGACGCGGCCCACGCGCTCTTGAAAATCGTGGAGGAGCCCCCACCCGGGACGCACCTCATATTGATCGCCACAGAAGCTGGGTCTCTCTTGCCCACCATCCGGTCCCGGTGTCAACGGATACGATTTCGCCCCTTGTCCGTGGATGTGGTGAGCTTGCTTCTGGCCCGGGAGTTTGGGAACCGGCCCCTGGAGGTCTTAACCCAGGCCGCCCGCGGGGCCGATGGTTCTGTTGAACGGGCACGAACGTTGGTGGAGGAAGGGGCAGGGATGGATTTCGATTGGGCGCGGAGTCCCCTCAGTGACCTTTTGTCTTGGTGCGAAGGATTTCAAAATCCCCGACTCGGTCGCACCGCCGCGGAACGTTTATTGGAATCCCTCCTCGCTCAGTTTCAAGTGGAAGCCCGGGAAGGGGAACGCACCCCAGACGATCTCCACCGGGTGTTTCAATCTTTGACCCGTCTTCGCTGGAACGCGAACGTGGGCCTAACCTTGCAACACCTTTTCATCCATTTGCGTCGGAACGCACGGCGTCCCTCGGAGGATCAATGA